A genomic region of Manihot esculenta cultivar AM560-2 chromosome 15, M.esculenta_v8, whole genome shotgun sequence contains the following coding sequences:
- the LOC110601848 gene encoding bromodomain and WD repeat-containing protein 3 isoform X3: MRWPHMHADQVRGLSLREIGGGFSRHHRAPSVRAACYAIAKPSTMVQKMQNIKKLRGHRNAVYCAIFDRSGRYVVTGSDDRLVKIWSMETAFCLASCRGHEGDITDLAVSSNNALVASASNDCIIRVWRLPDGVPISVLRGHTGAVTAIAFSPRPGSVYQLLSSSDDGTCRIWDARYSNFNPRIYIPRPSYSVTGKSSGPSSSSGLQSHQIFCCAFNANGTVFVTGSSDNLARVWNACKPNTDDSDQPNHEIDVLAGHENDVNYVQFSGCAVASRFSLSENSKEENAPKFRNSWFSHDNIVTCSRDGSAIIWIPRSRRSHGKAGRWTRHYHLKVPPPPVPPQPPRGGPRQRILPTPRGVNMIVWSLDNRFVLAAIMDCRICVWNAADGSLVHSLTGHTDSTYVLDVHPFNPRIAMSAGYDGRTIVWDIWEGTPIRIYEISRFKLVDGKFSPDGTSIILSDDVGQLYILSTGQGESQQDAKYDQFFLGDYRPLIQDTYGNILDQETQLVPYRRNMQDLLCDSGMNPYPEPYQSMYQKRRLGALNMEWKPPSIKLAAGPDFSLDPDYQMLPLADLDVVVEPLPEFVDAMDWEPGNEVHSDDTDSEYNATEEYSSGGEQGSLNSNSSIDPECSAEDSEVEGRDGFHRSKRKQKAEIEIMTSSGRRVKRRNLDDYHGNTFRSNRTRKSRTGRKASKRKSSALKGLRPQRVAARNALTLFSKITGTDTDGEDEDSSEGDSSESESTLQHSDIQSDESERSLQNERKRHLKGKEVSLYESEEFVKPRELPESHVNAGNRRKLILKLPVRDPTKIAMPDGRTPNDNQTDLVGSSSYKAPQAAPDINRVHFRSVDVGYSSSYADYIPVKGRGKGQTESSDLDLSEGYKNGDIKWGGVKARTPKRQRFGEAMSSAGHARFSVGLSDKQEENNLNGCLKSQYSCSTTSPLKVQDYADKVNEVAAFNGQDTEADASKVVNNLANGKEHLNFDGGMDSDEVPKLAHMANGNDSPPEFTGSSRPISTRLRIMSRKLSRDSSENEGSEGCDLLPGSLAKMNQNPVSEVSEQARAIKITPLNKHNEVQEADASIEEISMPMLDDSMGSHSHQKKMYNVVYKRSKLIRDRANSEGDSGTRESISHASTDEQYARGDLNEDVTDGSQTKHIMDSKATDDLMNCNTVLEQEHESEDSCRNANNGSINRRQLPGEEWGSSSRTAVGLRSTRNRRTSYYFRDASPVDRRKSNQSAKRGSWLMLTMHEEGSHYIPQQADEVVYLRQGHQEYLDYIKSKDPGPWKLVKGHIRAVEFCKVEGLEYSTLPGSGDSSCKMTLKFVDPTSNVFQKSFKLTLPEVAGFPDFLVERTRFDVAMQRNWTCRDKCKVWWKNDGEEDGSWWAGRVLSVKPKSPEFPDSPWERYTIQYRSDPRETHQHSPWELFDDDTEWEQPHIDDEIRNKLISSLAMLKQSGKKIQDHYGVEKLRQVSQKTNFTNRYPVPLSLDVIQLRLENNYYRTLEAVKHDIEVMLSNAESYFGKNAELSLKMRRLSDWFSRTLSSL; encoded by the exons ATGAGATGGCCTCATATGCATGCTGATCAGGTTCGTGGACTGAGTTTGAGAGAAATTGGGGGTGGTTTTTCAAGACACCACCGTGCACCATCAGTCCGTGCAGCATGCTATGCTATTGCAAAGCCATCAACTATGGTACAAAAAATGCAAAATATTAAGAAGCTAAGGGGACATCGAAATGCTGTCTATTGTG CAATTTTTGATCGCTCTGGAAGATATGTTGTTACTGGTTCAGATGATCGCCTTGTAAAAATCTGGTCCATGGAAACTGCATTTTGCTTGGCCAGCTGTCGCGGACATGAA GGTGACATTACTGACTTGGCTGTGAGTTCCAACAATGCCTTGGTGGCTTCTGCTTCAAATGATTGTATAATTCGAGTG TGGCGTTTACCGGATGGGGTTCCAATTTCTGTTCTGCGAGGACATACTGGAGCTGTTACTGCCATTGCATTTAGTCCTAGGCCTGGATCTGTATACCAGCTTCTTTC CTCATCTGATGATGGCACATGTAGGATTTGGGATGCTAGGTATTCCAACTTTAATCCACGGATATACATTCCTAGGCCTTCATATTCCGTCACAG GAAAGAGCAGTGGTCCATCTTCAAGTAGTGGTTTGCAGAGCCATCAAATATTTTGTTGCGCATTTAATGCTAATGGAACTGTGTTTGTCACTGGCAGCTCTGACAATCTTGCTAGG GTTTGGAATGCTTGTAAGCCCAACACAGATGATTCAGACCAACCAAATCATGAGATAGATGTGCTAGCCGGCCATGAGAATGATGTCAATTATGTCCAGTTTAG TGGTTGTGCTGTGGCATCTAGATTTTCCCTCTCTGAAAATTCAAAGGAAGAAAATGCTCCAAAATTTAGAAATTCATG GTTTTCCCATGACAACATAGTCACTTGTTCTCGAGATGGCAGTGCAATTATCTGGATTCCAAGATCACGTAGATCACAT GGGAAAGCTGGCCGGTGGACTCGACATTACCACTTGAAAGTTCCTCCTCCTCCAGTGCCTCCTCAACCTCCACGAGGAGGTCCACGTCAGAGAATTCTACCAACTCCTCGTGGTGTGAATATGATTGTGTGGAGCCTAGATAACCGTTTTGTCCTTGCTGCTATCATGG ATTGCAGAATTTGTGTTTGGAATGCTGCTGACGGTAGCTTAGTGCATTCATTAACTGGCCATACTGATTCT ACGTATGTTCTAGATGTGCATCCCTTCAATCCACGAATTGCCATGAGTGCTGGCTATGATGGGAGAACTATAGTGTGGGAT ATATGGGAGGGCACACCTATACGGATCTATGAGATCTCTCGTTTCAAGTTAGTAGATGGGAAGTTTTCACC GGATGGGACATCGATTATACTTTCAGATGATGTCggtcaattatatatattaagcaCGGGCCAAGGTGAATCCCAACAGGATGCTAAATATGACCAG TTCTTCCTTGGAGATTATCGACCCTTGATACAAGACACCTATGGCAACATACTTGACCAG GAAACTCAGCTTGTACCCTACCGGCGAAATATGCAAGATCTCCTTTGTGACTCAG GAATGAATCCCTATCCAGAACCTTACCAGAGTATGTATCAGAAGAGACGGTTAGGAGCTCTGAATATGGAGTGGAAGCCACCCTCAATAAAACTTGCAGCTGGGCCAGACTTCAGCTTAGACCCAGATTACCAAATGTTGCCCTTGGCAGACTTGGATGTAGTGGTTGAGCCGCTGCCCGAGTTTGTTGATGCCATGGATTGGGAACCAGGAAATGAAGTGCATAGTGATGATACTGATTCAGAGTACAATGCCACAGAAGAGTATTCTAGTGGGGGTGAGCAAGGAAGTTTAAACTCTAATTCCTCTATTGATCCAGAGTGCAGTGCCGAAGATAGTGAGGTTGAGGGTAGGGATGGCTTTCATAGATCTAAAAGGAAACAGAAGGCTGAA ATTGAGATAATGACTTCTTCTGGGAGACGTGTtaaaaggaggaatttggatgaTTATCACGGCAATACATTTAGAAGTAATCGAACTAGGAAATCAAGGACTGGACGGAAAGCTTCAAAGAGGAAGTCTTCCGCATTGAAGGGTTTGAGACCTCAAAGAGTCGCTGCCCGCAATGCTCTCACCCTGTTCTCAAAAATTACAGGAACAGATACAGATGGAGAAGATGAAGATAGCTCAGAAGGTGATTCATCAGAAAGTGAATCCACATTGCAACACTCAGACATCCAGAGTGATGAATCGGAGAGATCTTTgcaaaatgagagaaaaaggcATTTGAAAGGGAAAGAAGTTTCATTATATGAGTCTGAAGAATTTGTTAAACCTCGTGAACTTCCTGAATCTCATGTGAATGCTGGAAACAGGAGAAAATTGATCCTTAAACTGCCAGTTAGAGATCCAACTAAGATTGCTATGCCAGATGGTAGAACACCTAATGACAATCAGACTGATTTAGTTGGCTCATCATCGTACAAAGCTCCACAAGCAGCCCCCGACATAAACAGGGTTCATTTTAGATCAGTTGATGTGGGATACTCTTCTAGTTATGCGGACTACATCCCAGTTAAAGGAAGAGGAAAGGGGCAAACAGAAAGCTCTGATTTAGATCTGTCAGAAGGATACAAAAATGGAGATATTAAATGGGGAGGTGTCAAGGCCCGTACACCTAAGCGCCAGAGATTTGGAGAAGCAATGTCATCAGCTGGACATGCCAGATTTAGTGTAGGTCTTAGTGATAAGCAAGAGGAGAATAATCTGAACGGATGCTTAAAATCTCAGTATAGTTGTAGCACAACATCCCCTCTAAAAGTACAAGATTATGCAGATAAGGTGAATGAAGTGGCTGCATTTAATGGGCAAGATACTGAGGCTGATGCCTCCAAGGTTGTGAATAATTTGGCCAATGGTAAAGAGCACCTCAACTTTGATGGGGGCATGGATTCTGATGAAGTGCCGAAATTGGCTCACATGGCTAACGGGAATGATAGCCCTCCTGAATTCACAGGGAGTAGTAGACCTATCTCAACAAGGTTGAGGATAATGTCTAGGAAGCTTTCAAGAGATTCTTCAGAGAATGAGGGAAGTGAGGGCTGTGATTTATTACCTGGTAGCCTTGCAAAGATGAACCAAAATCCAGTTTCGGAAGTGTCTGAACAGGCCAGAGCCATTAAAATTACTCCACTTAATAAACACAATGAAGTTCAAGAAGCAGATGCTTCCATTGAAGAAATTTCCATGCCGATGTTGGATGACTCGATGGGTTCCCATTCGCATCAAAAAAAGATGTATAATGTTGTTTATAAAAGGTCTAAGTTAATTAGAGATAGAGCTAACTCGGAAGGTGATAGTGGCACGAGAGAAAGCATTTCACATGCTAGTACAGATGAACAGTATGCCAGAGGTGACTTAAATGAAGATGTTACTGATGGATCTCAAACGAAGCATATCATGGACTCAAAGGCAACTGATGATTTGATGAACTGTAATACTGTGTTGGAGCAGGAACATGAATCAGAGGACTCATGTAGAAATGCCAATAATGGTTCCATAAATAGACGTCAACTTCCTGGTGAAGAATGGGGATCAAGCTCAAGGACGGCAGTTGGTTTAAGATCTACCAGAAATAGGAGAACCAGTTATTATTTCCGTGATGCTAGTCCAGTAGATAGAAGGAAGTCAAATCAGTCTGCCAAAAGAGGATCATGGTTAATGTTGACAATGCATGAGGAGGGCTCTCATTATATTCCCCAGCAAGCAGATGAAGTAGTTTATCTAAGACAG GGACATCAAGAGTACCTAGACTACATCAAATCAAAAGATCCAGGCCCTTGGAAGTTGGTGAAGGGACATATAAGGGCAGTGGAGTTCTGTAAAGTTGAGGGCCTTGAATATTCCACATTACCAGGATCTGGAGATAGTAGCTGCAAAATGACTCTTAAATTTGTAGATCCTACTTCTAATGTGTTCCAGAAGTCATTTAAATTAACTCTGCCTGAAGTGGCGGGGTTCCCTGATTTCCTTGTTGAAAGAACTCGATTCGATGTTGCTATGCAAAGAAATTGGACATGCAGGGATAAGTGTAAAGTGTGGTGGAAAAATGATGGTGAAGAAGACGGTAGTTGGTGGGCTGGTCGCGTTCTGTCTGTAAAGCCCAAATCTCCAGAGTTTCCGGACAGTCCATGGGAGAGGTACACTATTCAGTACAGGAGTGACCCTAGAGAAACGCATCAACACAGTCCTTGGGAGCTTTTTGACGATGATACTGAATGGGAGCAGCCTCATATTGATGATGAGATTAGAAACAAACTGATTTCTTCCTTGGCCATGTTAAAGCAGTCTGGTAAAAAAATACAG GATCACTATGGGGTTGAAAAATTGAGGCAAGTGTCGCAGAAGACCAATTTTACAAACAG GTACCCAGTCCCCTTGTCACTTGACGTGATCCAGTTAAGGTTAGAGAACAACTACTACCGAACGCTGGAGGCAGTGAAACATGACATCGAAGTCATGCTATCAAATGCAGAATCATATTTCGGAAAAAATGCAGAACTCTCTTTGAAAATGAGACGCTTGTCTGATTGGTTTTCGCGGACGTTATCGTCTTTGTAG
- the LOC110601848 gene encoding bromodomain and WD repeat-containing protein 3 isoform X5, with protein sequence MGFQFLFCEDILELLLPLHLVLGLDLYTSFFPHLMMAHVGFGMLELTRTMEWLQERAVVHLQVVVCRAIKYFVAHLMLMELCLSLAALTILLGIKASCLQVWNACKPNTDDSDQPNHEIDVLAGHENDVNYVQFSGCAVASRFSLSENSKEENAPKFRNSWFSHDNIVTCSRDGSAIIWIPRSRRSHGKAGRWTRHYHLKVPPPPVPPQPPRGGPRQRILPTPRGVNMIVWSLDNRFVLAAIMDCRICVWNAADGSLVHSLTGHTDSTYVLDVHPFNPRIAMSAGYDGRTIVWDIWEGTPIRIYEISRFKLVDGKFSPDGTSIILSDDVGQLYILSTGQGESQQDAKYDQFFLGDYRPLIQDTYGNILDQETQLVPYRRNMQDLLCDSGMNPYPEPYQSMYQKRRLGALNMEWKPPSIKLAAGPDFSLDPDYQMLPLADLDVVVEPLPEFVDAMDWEPGNEVHSDDTDSEYNATEEYSSGGEQGSLNSNSSIDPECSAEDSEVEGRDGFHRSKRKQKAEIEIMTSSGRRVKRRNLDDYHGNTFRSNRTRKSRTGRKASKRKSSALKGLRPQRVAARNALTLFSKITGTDTDGEDEDSSEGDSSESESTLQHSDIQSDESERSLQNERKRHLKGKEVSLYESEEFVKPRELPESHVNAGNRRKLILKLPVRDPTKIAMPDGRTPNDNQTDLVGSSSYKAPQAAPDINRVHFRSVDVGYSSSYADYIPVKGRGKGQTESSDLDLSEGYKNGDIKWGGVKARTPKRQRFGEAMSSAGHARFSVGLSDKQEENNLNGCLKSQYSCSTTSPLKVQDYADKVNEVAAFNGQDTEADASKVVNNLANGKEHLNFDGGMDSDEVPKLAHMANGNDSPPEFTGSSRPISTRLRIMSRKLSRDSSENEGSEGCDLLPGSLAKMNQNPVSEVSEQARAIKITPLNKHNEVQEADASIEEISMPMLDDSMGSHSHQKKMYNVVYKRSKLIRDRANSEGDSGTRESISHASTDEQYARGDLNEDVTDGSQTKHIMDSKATDDLMNCNTVLEQEHESEDSCRNANNGSINRRQLPGEEWGSSSRTAVGLRSTRNRRTSYYFRDASPVDRRKSNQSAKRGSWLMLTMHEEGSHYIPQQADEVVYLRQGHQEYLDYIKSKDPGPWKLVKGHIRAVEFCKVEGLEYSTLPGSGDSSCKMTLKFVDPTSNVFQKSFKLTLPEVAGFPDFLVERTRFDVAMQRNWTCRDKCKVWWKNDGEEDGSWWAGRVLSVKPKSPEFPDSPWERYTIQYRSDPRETHQHSPWELFDDDTEWEQPHIDDEIRNKLISSLAMLKQSGKKIQDHYGVEKLRQVSQKTNFTNRYPVPLSLDVIQLRLENNYYRTLEAVKHDIEVMLSNAESYFGKNAELSLKMRRLSDWFSRTLSSL encoded by the exons ATGGGGTTCCAATTTCTGTTCTGCGAGGACATACTGGAGCTGTTACTGCCATTGCATTTAGTCCTAGGCCTGGATCTGTATACCAGCTTCTTTC CTCATCTGATGATGGCACATGTAGGATTTGGGATGCTAG AACTCACAAGGACAATGGAATGGCTGCAGGAAAGAGCAGTGGTCCATCTTCAAGTAGTGGTTTGCAGAGCCATCAAATATTTTGTTGCGCATTTAATGCTAATGGAACTGTGTTTGTCACTGGCAGCTCTGACAATCTTGCTAGG GATAAAAGCTAGTTGTTTGCAGGTTTGGAATGCTTGTAAGCCCAACACAGATGATTCAGACCAACCAAATCATGAGATAGATGTGCTAGCCGGCCATGAGAATGATGTCAATTATGTCCAGTTTAG TGGTTGTGCTGTGGCATCTAGATTTTCCCTCTCTGAAAATTCAAAGGAAGAAAATGCTCCAAAATTTAGAAATTCATG GTTTTCCCATGACAACATAGTCACTTGTTCTCGAGATGGCAGTGCAATTATCTGGATTCCAAGATCACGTAGATCACAT GGGAAAGCTGGCCGGTGGACTCGACATTACCACTTGAAAGTTCCTCCTCCTCCAGTGCCTCCTCAACCTCCACGAGGAGGTCCACGTCAGAGAATTCTACCAACTCCTCGTGGTGTGAATATGATTGTGTGGAGCCTAGATAACCGTTTTGTCCTTGCTGCTATCATGG ATTGCAGAATTTGTGTTTGGAATGCTGCTGACGGTAGCTTAGTGCATTCATTAACTGGCCATACTGATTCT ACGTATGTTCTAGATGTGCATCCCTTCAATCCACGAATTGCCATGAGTGCTGGCTATGATGGGAGAACTATAGTGTGGGAT ATATGGGAGGGCACACCTATACGGATCTATGAGATCTCTCGTTTCAAGTTAGTAGATGGGAAGTTTTCACC GGATGGGACATCGATTATACTTTCAGATGATGTCggtcaattatatatattaagcaCGGGCCAAGGTGAATCCCAACAGGATGCTAAATATGACCAG TTCTTCCTTGGAGATTATCGACCCTTGATACAAGACACCTATGGCAACATACTTGACCAG GAAACTCAGCTTGTACCCTACCGGCGAAATATGCAAGATCTCCTTTGTGACTCAG GAATGAATCCCTATCCAGAACCTTACCAGAGTATGTATCAGAAGAGACGGTTAGGAGCTCTGAATATGGAGTGGAAGCCACCCTCAATAAAACTTGCAGCTGGGCCAGACTTCAGCTTAGACCCAGATTACCAAATGTTGCCCTTGGCAGACTTGGATGTAGTGGTTGAGCCGCTGCCCGAGTTTGTTGATGCCATGGATTGGGAACCAGGAAATGAAGTGCATAGTGATGATACTGATTCAGAGTACAATGCCACAGAAGAGTATTCTAGTGGGGGTGAGCAAGGAAGTTTAAACTCTAATTCCTCTATTGATCCAGAGTGCAGTGCCGAAGATAGTGAGGTTGAGGGTAGGGATGGCTTTCATAGATCTAAAAGGAAACAGAAGGCTGAA ATTGAGATAATGACTTCTTCTGGGAGACGTGTtaaaaggaggaatttggatgaTTATCACGGCAATACATTTAGAAGTAATCGAACTAGGAAATCAAGGACTGGACGGAAAGCTTCAAAGAGGAAGTCTTCCGCATTGAAGGGTTTGAGACCTCAAAGAGTCGCTGCCCGCAATGCTCTCACCCTGTTCTCAAAAATTACAGGAACAGATACAGATGGAGAAGATGAAGATAGCTCAGAAGGTGATTCATCAGAAAGTGAATCCACATTGCAACACTCAGACATCCAGAGTGATGAATCGGAGAGATCTTTgcaaaatgagagaaaaaggcATTTGAAAGGGAAAGAAGTTTCATTATATGAGTCTGAAGAATTTGTTAAACCTCGTGAACTTCCTGAATCTCATGTGAATGCTGGAAACAGGAGAAAATTGATCCTTAAACTGCCAGTTAGAGATCCAACTAAGATTGCTATGCCAGATGGTAGAACACCTAATGACAATCAGACTGATTTAGTTGGCTCATCATCGTACAAAGCTCCACAAGCAGCCCCCGACATAAACAGGGTTCATTTTAGATCAGTTGATGTGGGATACTCTTCTAGTTATGCGGACTACATCCCAGTTAAAGGAAGAGGAAAGGGGCAAACAGAAAGCTCTGATTTAGATCTGTCAGAAGGATACAAAAATGGAGATATTAAATGGGGAGGTGTCAAGGCCCGTACACCTAAGCGCCAGAGATTTGGAGAAGCAATGTCATCAGCTGGACATGCCAGATTTAGTGTAGGTCTTAGTGATAAGCAAGAGGAGAATAATCTGAACGGATGCTTAAAATCTCAGTATAGTTGTAGCACAACATCCCCTCTAAAAGTACAAGATTATGCAGATAAGGTGAATGAAGTGGCTGCATTTAATGGGCAAGATACTGAGGCTGATGCCTCCAAGGTTGTGAATAATTTGGCCAATGGTAAAGAGCACCTCAACTTTGATGGGGGCATGGATTCTGATGAAGTGCCGAAATTGGCTCACATGGCTAACGGGAATGATAGCCCTCCTGAATTCACAGGGAGTAGTAGACCTATCTCAACAAGGTTGAGGATAATGTCTAGGAAGCTTTCAAGAGATTCTTCAGAGAATGAGGGAAGTGAGGGCTGTGATTTATTACCTGGTAGCCTTGCAAAGATGAACCAAAATCCAGTTTCGGAAGTGTCTGAACAGGCCAGAGCCATTAAAATTACTCCACTTAATAAACACAATGAAGTTCAAGAAGCAGATGCTTCCATTGAAGAAATTTCCATGCCGATGTTGGATGACTCGATGGGTTCCCATTCGCATCAAAAAAAGATGTATAATGTTGTTTATAAAAGGTCTAAGTTAATTAGAGATAGAGCTAACTCGGAAGGTGATAGTGGCACGAGAGAAAGCATTTCACATGCTAGTACAGATGAACAGTATGCCAGAGGTGACTTAAATGAAGATGTTACTGATGGATCTCAAACGAAGCATATCATGGACTCAAAGGCAACTGATGATTTGATGAACTGTAATACTGTGTTGGAGCAGGAACATGAATCAGAGGACTCATGTAGAAATGCCAATAATGGTTCCATAAATAGACGTCAACTTCCTGGTGAAGAATGGGGATCAAGCTCAAGGACGGCAGTTGGTTTAAGATCTACCAGAAATAGGAGAACCAGTTATTATTTCCGTGATGCTAGTCCAGTAGATAGAAGGAAGTCAAATCAGTCTGCCAAAAGAGGATCATGGTTAATGTTGACAATGCATGAGGAGGGCTCTCATTATATTCCCCAGCAAGCAGATGAAGTAGTTTATCTAAGACAG GGACATCAAGAGTACCTAGACTACATCAAATCAAAAGATCCAGGCCCTTGGAAGTTGGTGAAGGGACATATAAGGGCAGTGGAGTTCTGTAAAGTTGAGGGCCTTGAATATTCCACATTACCAGGATCTGGAGATAGTAGCTGCAAAATGACTCTTAAATTTGTAGATCCTACTTCTAATGTGTTCCAGAAGTCATTTAAATTAACTCTGCCTGAAGTGGCGGGGTTCCCTGATTTCCTTGTTGAAAGAACTCGATTCGATGTTGCTATGCAAAGAAATTGGACATGCAGGGATAAGTGTAAAGTGTGGTGGAAAAATGATGGTGAAGAAGACGGTAGTTGGTGGGCTGGTCGCGTTCTGTCTGTAAAGCCCAAATCTCCAGAGTTTCCGGACAGTCCATGGGAGAGGTACACTATTCAGTACAGGAGTGACCCTAGAGAAACGCATCAACACAGTCCTTGGGAGCTTTTTGACGATGATACTGAATGGGAGCAGCCTCATATTGATGATGAGATTAGAAACAAACTGATTTCTTCCTTGGCCATGTTAAAGCAGTCTGGTAAAAAAATACAG GATCACTATGGGGTTGAAAAATTGAGGCAAGTGTCGCAGAAGACCAATTTTACAAACAG GTACCCAGTCCCCTTGTCACTTGACGTGATCCAGTTAAGGTTAGAGAACAACTACTACCGAACGCTGGAGGCAGTGAAACATGACATCGAAGTCATGCTATCAAATGCAGAATCATATTTCGGAAAAAATGCAGAACTCTCTTTGAAAATGAGACGCTTGTCTGATTGGTTTTCGCGGACGTTATCGTCTTTGTAG